GTGAATAATCCCTTTTGAGATTTTAAATTATCATTATTGTAATATTTTGGTCTATAAAATCGAAGTTGTGTTTGATTTTGTTTTTCTAATCCATCTTCTACAACAAAAGTTGAGTATTTTTCAAAATATTTGTAATTAAAAGCCCATAATACACAATCTGTCTTGTCTTTTTTTAAAATATTTCTCACAGCAAAGTATAATGCAACTTTATAATCATATGACCAATCCAAAGCACATGTGGGTAATCCATAATGTTGTGCTAAAGATATAACTTCATAAAATTCTGATTTAGGCCAATACCCTGGGAAATGATTAATGTGAGAATGTAATAGTTTACGAACTTTCCTGCTGGCAGGAATTTTCAATCCGCTTTTATCTGCCCAATCCAAAAATCTAAATAAAACAAAGAACTCTCTTTTATATTGTAGCTCTAATGTTAATTTTTCATTATCATCACATTCGATATCTTTAAAATTTGCAGAATGGTGATCAATAGATATATTGGAATTTATATAATCACAAAGGGCATATTTGCCATCATTATTTTTTCTTAAAGCGTTTGGAATTAGTTCATAATCGATATTACTAACTCCTCTAAAAATACATTTCTTTTTTAAATCTACTGGAAATTTCCTCCCATCTGGATAATATCCATTTTTTACATTATTTAAATCTTCTGGCTTTTTGAGTTCTATTACTTCAACTAAATCATTATACAATTCATAGTTTTTATTTTTATCA
The sequence above is drawn from the Methanobrevibacter thaueri genome and encodes:
- a CDS encoding FRG domain-containing protein; translated protein: MNDKNKNYELYNDLVEVIELKKPEDLNNVKNGYYPDGRKFPVDLKKKCIFRGVSNIDYELIPNALRKNNDGKYALCDYINSNISIDHHSANFKDIECDDNEKLTLELQYKREFFVLFRFLDWADKSGLKIPASRKVRKLLHSHINHFPGYWPKSEFYEVISLAQHYGLPTCALDWSYDYKVALYFAVRNILKKDKTDCVLWAFNYKYFEKYSTFVVEDGLEKQNQTQLRFYRPKYYNNDNLKSQKGLFTFLINKPETFNETSLESLDEMICDIIQKNGFKKNDNSEIEIDLEGIEKFTLKENERIFYKFIISGDCKYEILKALYSDGYSEEYLFPGYKGVVEAMKNRINLEKANID